Proteins encoded within one genomic window of Solenopsis invicta isolate M01_SB chromosome 10, UNIL_Sinv_3.0, whole genome shotgun sequence:
- the LOC105193335 gene encoding venom allergen 2, translating into MKIFVLATCLLVFAQIIYADTEKLKVLRKDIAECARTLPKCENQPDDPLARVDVLHCVLAKRGVFDDPAPAAIKKKDEKYCAITITDPADVENCKKVVSRCVDKETQRPRSNRQKAINIVACILRSGVVETTVLAREQRDT; encoded by the exons atgaAGATTTTCGTCCTTGCTACATGTCTGCTAGTT TTTGCGCAGATAATTTACGCAGATACTGAAAAACTAAAAGTTCTACGTAAGGATATAGCAGAATGTGCAAGAACACTACCAAAATGCGAAAATCAACCAG ATGATCCGTTAGCTAGAGTCGACGTATTGCATTGTGTTTTAGCCAAGCGTGGCGTA TTTGACGACCCAGCTCCAgctgctataaaaaaaaaggatgagAAATATTGCGCCATAACTATCACTGATCCCGCTGATGTGGAAAATTGCAAGAAAGTTGTTTCTAGATGTGTAGATAAAG agACTCAACGCCCAAGATCCAACAGACAGAAAGCAATAAATATAGTAGCATGTATTTTAAGAAGTGGTGTGGTGGAGACTACAGTGCTAGCCCGTGAACAACGAgacacataa
- the LOC120358798 gene encoding uncharacterized protein LOC120358798 — translation MFIADIYLSDSAKLKHAEFRIDKSTVHKIVNETCQEIWIALQPIVLKPPTKEDWKSFSEEFMRKWQFPNCLGAIDGRHIRIQAPLNSGSTFYNHKQFFSMILLAICDASYEFTWVDIGQYGSISDGGVWVNTDFANDIAAGNLPLPDPTPLPKINILFFCVYW, via the exons ATGTTTATTGCAGATATTTATCTCAGTGATAGCGCTAAATTAAAACATGCAGAATTTAGAATAGACAAGTCAACTGTTCACAAAATAGTAAATGAGACTTGTCAAGAGATTTGGATAGCGCTACAACCAATTGTTTTGAAACCTCCTACTAAAGAAGATTGGAAATCCTTCAGCGAGGAATTTATGAGAAAGTGGCAATTTCCAAATTGTCTGGGAGCAATAGATGGACGTCATATAAGAATTCAGGCACCACTCAATTCTGGATCGACATTCTACAaccataaacaatttttcagcATGATACTGCTTGCCATCTGCGATGCATCATATGAGTTTACTTGGGTTGACATCGGGCAATATG GTTCTATAAGTGATGGTGGAGTGTGGGTTAACACTGACTTTGCAAATGATATCGCTGCAGGCAATTTACCCTTGCCAGATCCCACACCActtccaaaaataaatattctttttttttgtgtttattgGTAA
- the LOC113003936 gene encoding uncharacterized protein LOC113003936, translating into MLSAQVLSPRALSPQVTSPRLLSSQIVFLQGLSPRATSPQILSVQAPYSQTPSPQVPSSQASSPQASVLLSPSSIWSTNDLESVISDNNASAYSTEENKENEALHASTPSSSSLIVKECSASASKDVLKTMLRISSSTKRIIHEPDNFAKRKKKNDDLMQAINKQSTALISFTTKFGNFLMTSNECSIPSSASSVNDPVLAAIGYALNSVPEEKRLECMMEVLQLIKSKYIQK; encoded by the exons ATGTTGTCTGCACAAGTACTATCTCCACGAGCACTGTCTCCACAAGTAACCTCTCCACGATTACTATCTTCACAAATAGTGTTTCTACAAGGACTGTCTCCACGAGCAACGTCTCCTCAAATACTATCTGTACAAGCACCATATTCACAAACACCATCTCCACAAGTACCATCTTCACAAGCATCATCTCCACAAGCATCAGTGCTTTTGTCTCCATCTAGTATATGGTCTACGAATGATTTAGAATCAGTAATTAGCG ataACAATGCATCAGCATACTCGACtgaggaaaataaagaaaatgaagcTTTACATGCGTCCACACCTTCATCCAGTAGCCTTATTGTGAAAGAATGTTCTGCATCAGCATCCAAGGACGTGTTAAAAACGATGCTAAGGATATCCTCATCAACGAAAAGGATTATTCACGAGCCTGATAACTTTGCTAAacgcaaaaagaaaaacgatGATCTTATGCAAGCTATCAACAAGCAGTCAACAGCTCTGATTTCTTTCACTACGAAATTTGGAAACTTTTTGATGACATCAAACGAATGTTCTATTCCTTCCTCAGCTTCATCTGTTAATGATCCAGTCTTGGCTGCCATTGGATATGCTCTTAATTCTGTACCCGAAGAAAAACGTCTTGAATGCATGATGGAAGTACTTCaacttataaaatcaaaatacattcagaaataa